The following nucleotide sequence is from Nitrospirota bacterium.
CAGTGGCCTCGAGCATCTGCTTGTTGTTCTTTTCAGCCTGGATCAACTTTGTATAACGGACAGCTTTATCGACCGAGCAGATAAGGTGCGGCGGCTTGTACGGTTTGATTATAAAGTCAAACGCGCCCTCCTGTATTGCTGCGACCGCTATATCAACTTCAGCATATGCGGTCATCAGTATGACCGGGACTTCGGAATTGATCGCGTGGACCTTTTTTAAAAGTTCGAGCCCTGAAATCACAGGCATCTTTAAGTCGGTCAGGACAACATCGATTGTATCTTTCTGAAATTTGTCGAGAGCACTCATTGCGCTGCTGCGCGAGGTAACGGAATATCCGTGTGATTCCAATACCAGTGAAACCGACTCAAGAATATAAGGGTCGTCATCAACTACAAGAATGTGTGCTTTAATGTCAGCGTTCATTTATCGAGAACTTCTCTAAGCTTGCGTAAAAGGGCCGCGGGAGGCGCCGGTTTCGCAATGAAGTCAAGCCCCTCCGCAAGTATGTCCTGCTTATAAATGTGCTCTTCAGGATACCCGCTTGTAAAAAGAACTTTAACGAGCCTTATATTTCTTATCTTCTCATAGGCCTCTCTGCCGTTTATCCTCGGCATTATGAGATCAAACAAAAGGAGGTGGATTTTATCCCTGTACGTCATGAATCTCTCCACCGCGTCCTCTCCATTGACCGCCTCAATGACTTTATAACCCGATTCCTCAAGCAAATGGGTCGTGAGTTTTCTGACCGCGTCATCATCTTCAGCCACCAGTATTGTCTCTGTCCCCCCGGCAGGCGCCGCAGGCTCGGCTATTATTGCTTCTTTGACATCTTCCGCTTTTATAATTGGCAGGTAGATCCTGAAGGTCGTGCCCTTCCCCGGTTCGCTGTAACAATTTATGTATCCGCTGTGCTGCTTTACGATCCCATATACAATGGAAAGTCCGAGTCCCGTGCCCTTTCCGACCTCTTTGGTTGTAAAAAAAGGATCGAATATCCTGTCCATTGTCTTTTTATCCATGCCGGTCCCGGTGTCAGTAAAGGCTATAAGGACATATGCCCCGGGTTCTCCATAACCATGCATCCTTATAAATCCCCTGTCCAGGTGCACGATCTCCGTGCTTATGCTTAATGTGCCTCCGTTCGGCATTGCGTCACGGGCATTTGTCGCAAGGTTCATGAATACCTGCTCCAACTGGGAGGTATCAGCCAACACAGTTAAATCCCCGCCAATGAGTGTTGTCGTAAGCTCAATATCTTCTCCTATTACCCTGACGAGAAACTTTTCCACCCTCCCGATAACAGAGTTAAGGTTTACTCTTGAAGGATTGCTTATCTGTTTCCTGCTGAAGGCGAGCAGGCTTTGTGTGAGGGACGCGGCCCTGTCCGCTGAGGCGAGTATCTGGTCGAGATGTATTTTTAACGGGTCATCAGGCCTCATCTTTATCTGCAATATGCTGGCATATCCGATTATTGCTGTCAGGATGTTATTAAAGTCGTGGGAGATCCCTGCCGCGATCTGCCCGATCGCCTCCATCTTCTGTGCCTGGCGGAGCTGGTCTTCAAGTTTGCATTTTTCAGTTATATCATTGATGATCTCAATTACAGATACTATCTCCCCTGCGGCATTTTTCATGGGAAAGGATTTTGTCTCCACGTAAAAAGGATTGCCTCCCTTCTTGTGAACATGCAGGGCTGTGTGAGGCTCTCCGGTATCGAAGGTTTGTTTTACAACACAGTCCACTCCCGATTCGTAGCACGGACTTTCCAGGTAATGTGAAACTTCATAGCAGTGCCTGCCTGTGACTTTTTCAGACGGGAGACCTGTCATTTCAAGATACGCCCTGTTTGCGGATATGATCCTGTATTCACGATCAACGACAATAAAACCTTCATCCACGCTCTCAAGGATACTTCTTATGAATGCCTCAGACTCCTCTATCAGCGCATTCGCATCCTGAAGCTCCTGAATTTTTTTCTCCAGCTTGGTGGCAACAATGTTACTGTATTTCTTAAGATACTCTATGTCATCTTTGAGCAGTTCTTCTGAGACGGACGGTCCCTCTTTAAGGCTGCATCCCTCAATAATGTCTTTTACTTCACTCCAGAATTCATCAGGCTCTTTGGGTTTGGCAATAAACGCCTCCGCCCCGAGGGACATGGCAAGCTCGGCTTCCTTATTGCCGACATATGTAGCTGAATAAAAAATAAACGGGATCGATTTCAGGGCCTCATCTGTCTTGACCGCCCTGAGAAACTGAAAGCCGTCCATCCTCGGCATAAGCGCGTCCGCGATTATGAGGTCGGGTTTATGAACAACCGCAAGCTCAAGTCCCTCCACTCCGTCACTTGCCTCAATGACGGCGCAATTGCGGCGCTCCAGATTGTATTTTAAAAGTCTTCTGTCATCGTTGTTGTCGTCAACTATCAATATCTTCATTTTGCACCTTCAGCCCAATAGATTTGTGGATACGGTCTACAATAGTGAGGGGATCAATCGGTTTTTCAAAGTATGCGTTGCACCCTGCGGCTAAAATCCTCTCCATGTCGCCCTGCATGGCGAAAGAAGTTATTGCCACAACGGGAATGCCGCGCCCTGCCTCCATGTTCCTTATCCGCCTTGTGGTCTCAAGCCCGTCAATGCCGGGCAGGTTTATATCCACAATAATGAAAAAGGGACGCAGGCTCGACGCGAGCTCAATACCCTCTTCGCCTGTGGCTGCCGGAACAACCTCATATCCGCTCCGCTCAAGCGCGTAGGTTATAAGCCGCAGATTGTCCGCGTTATCTTCTATTACCAGGACCTTTTTCATCAATCCTCACTGGTATAATTATCGAGAACGTACTCCCCTCACCATGCCTGCTTGAAAAAAGTATATCACCTTTTAAAACCTCTGCAACAAGCTTTTTAGTGAGATAGAGGCCGAGACCTGTGCCGGGGATCGATGCCCTCAGGGAAGAATCAAGACGGACAAATGCATTAAACAGTTTCGGGTAGTCTTCTTCGGAAATGCCGATGCCGGTGTCCTTGACAGAAATCTCAACGAGATTTCTGTCTTCTTTTTCCCCAACCCCCAACCCCCAATC
It contains:
- a CDS encoding response regulator encodes the protein MKILIVDDNNDDRRLLKYNLERRNCAVIEASDGVEGLELAVVHKPDLIIADALMPRMDGFQFLRAVKTDEALKSIPFIFYSATYVGNKEAELAMSLGAEAFIAKPKEPDEFWSEVKDIIEGCSLKEGPSVSEELLKDDIEYLKKYSNIVATKLEKKIQELQDANALIEESEAFIRSILESVDEGFIVVDREYRIISANRAYLEMTGLPSEKVTGRHCYEVSHYLESPCYESGVDCVVKQTFDTGEPHTALHVHKKGGNPFYVETKSFPMKNAAGEIVSVIEIINDITEKCKLEDQLRQAQKMEAIGQIAAGISHDFNNILTAIIGYASILQIKMRPDDPLKIHLDQILASADRAASLTQSLLAFSRKQISNPSRVNLNSVIGRVEKFLVRVIGEDIELTTTLIGGDLTVLADTSQLEQVFMNLATNARDAMPNGGTLSISTEIVHLDRGFIRMHGYGEPGAYVLIAFTDTGTGMDKKTMDRIFDPFFTTKEVGKGTGLGLSIVYGIVKQHSGYINCYSEPGKGTTFRIYLPIIKAEDVKEAIIAEPAAPAGGTETILVAEDDDAVRKLTTHLLEESGYKVIEAVNGEDAVERFMTYRDKIHLLLFDLIMPRINGREAYEKIRNIRLVKVLFTSGYPEEHIYKQDILAEGLDFIAKPAPPAALLRKLREVLDK
- a CDS encoding response regulator: MKKVLVIEDNADNLRLITYALERSGYEVVPAATGEEGIELASSLRPFFIIVDINLPGIDGLETTRRIRNMEAGRGIPVVAITSFAMQGDMERILAAGCNAYFEKPIDPLTIVDRIHKSIGLKVQNEDIDS